One Halobacterium sp. DL1 DNA window includes the following coding sequences:
- a CDS encoding acetylornithine aminotransferase — protein sequence MSGFVFGEKPIEIESGDGVHLYDTGGTEYLDMGASYACAPAGHCHPDVVSAVQEQAADLLFVQGSYPTPTRTALYDRLAGLGPGDCSNVWLCNSGTEANEAALKFARHATGREKVVAAKRAFHGRTLGSLAATWKQKYKDGFAVPDNVEFVDYGDADALADAVDDDTAAVLLEPIQGEGGVHAAPGGYLQAAREACDETGAALVFDEIQTGLGRTGDLWACEGVGVEPDVLTVAKGLGSGLPIGATLCADWIAEDAGNHGSTFSGGPVPCAAALATLDVIEDEELAANAASVGEHLQSALGDLPVRDVRGAGLLVGVEVKRGANRALQSLAMKHGILALPAGRTVVRLLPPLTVDETDADSVVDALEAVL from the coding sequence ATGAGCGGCTTCGTCTTCGGCGAGAAACCCATCGAGATCGAGTCCGGCGACGGCGTCCACCTCTACGACACCGGGGGCACCGAGTACCTCGACATGGGCGCCTCCTACGCCTGCGCGCCCGCCGGCCACTGCCACCCCGACGTGGTGTCGGCCGTCCAGGAGCAGGCCGCCGACCTGCTGTTCGTCCAGGGGTCGTACCCGACGCCGACGCGCACCGCGCTGTACGACCGCCTCGCCGGACTGGGGCCCGGGGACTGCTCGAACGTCTGGCTCTGCAACTCCGGCACGGAGGCCAACGAGGCCGCGCTGAAGTTCGCGCGCCACGCCACCGGCCGCGAGAAGGTGGTCGCGGCGAAGCGCGCGTTCCACGGCCGCACGCTGGGGTCGCTCGCAGCGACCTGGAAGCAGAAGTACAAGGACGGGTTCGCGGTCCCCGACAACGTCGAGTTCGTCGACTACGGCGACGCGGACGCGCTCGCCGACGCGGTGGACGACGACACCGCCGCCGTCCTGCTCGAACCCATCCAGGGCGAGGGCGGCGTCCACGCGGCGCCAGGGGGCTACCTGCAGGCCGCCCGCGAGGCCTGCGACGAGACGGGCGCGGCGCTCGTCTTCGACGAGATACAGACCGGCCTCGGTCGGACGGGCGACCTGTGGGCCTGCGAGGGAGTGGGCGTGGAACCCGACGTACTCACCGTGGCGAAGGGGCTCGGCAGCGGCCTGCCCATCGGCGCGACGCTCTGCGCGGACTGGATAGCCGAGGACGCGGGGAACCACGGGTCGACGTTCTCCGGTGGTCCCGTCCCCTGCGCCGCGGCGCTCGCCACGCTGGACGTCATCGAGGACGAGGAGCTGGCGGCGAACGCGGCATCCGTGGGGGAGCACCTGCAGTCGGCGCTCGGTGACCTCCCGGTGCGCGACGTGCGCGGCGCTGGTTTGCTAGTCGGTGTCGAGGTGAAACGGGGGGCGAACCGCGCCCTTCAGTCGCTCGCGATGAAACACGGCATTCTCGCACTCCCCGCGGGGCGGACGGTAGTGCGCCTCTTGCCGCCGTTAACGGTCGACGAGACTGACGCCGACAGCGTGGTGGACGCGCTGGAGGCGGTGCTGTGA
- a CDS encoding TrmB family transcriptional regulator, with translation MSDEPTLRALMLVEEPDSGDILRCVFGLHERDVDTYLALRATGEASAGELADGLDRDRSTVARALTRLHEKDVTERHRVILDHGGEMFCYEAVPLPELKSRMHEELTAWADYVHGRIEEFEEDDAVVAPGRD, from the coding sequence ATGTCCGACGAACCCACCCTGCGAGCGCTGATGCTCGTCGAAGAGCCCGACTCCGGCGACATACTCCGGTGCGTGTTCGGCCTCCACGAGCGCGACGTGGACACCTACCTCGCACTGCGCGCGACGGGGGAGGCCAGTGCGGGCGAACTCGCCGACGGCCTCGACCGGGACCGCTCGACGGTGGCGCGGGCACTCACGAGACTTCACGAGAAGGACGTCACGGAGCGCCACCGGGTGATACTCGACCACGGCGGCGAGATGTTCTGTTACGAGGCGGTCCCGCTGCCGGAGCTGAAATCGCGGATGCACGAGGAACTCACTGCGTGGGCGGACTACGTCCACGGGCGAATCGAGGAGTTCGAGGAGGACGACGCCGTCGTGGCCCCAGGCCGCGACTGA
- a CDS encoding histidine kinase: MQLTVGVALSVASAVVSFAVAALAWRRKAPGTVGLVAFTAAAGVWAGGNAMQVAATTLDAKLLAVDVQWVGILVVPVAWFVFAAEYTGREEWVNRRTLGVLSVFPVVMFAFVLTNDYHHLVQVSATLEESGGVVRLSREFGWLFWVASAYSNLVNAVGTVMLLTAAVKVGGQYRRQTAAVLVGASVPWLAHVAYLSGSTTIEPEAFFGVTAVAFAYAMLEYDLFELLPVARDRVFAELDDGVVVVDGRGRVADYNAAARRLLGVDFSAGDTFHAVVPGAIARALEAEGCDPVRVVAGGETRWLTVQSSLVGEDPSGRLVVLRDVTELERKRTELDRENERLERVADTISHDLRNPLSVAEGYLDLAEAEGDPADFERVRSALDRMDDIIDGTLRLARTGLEDPEMSDVPLTTVVERAWENVPTETAALRVDVGDRVVRADPDQLESLLENVFHNSVEHGSAVATAADDDPAVTVTVGATDDGFFVADDGPGVPERQRGDVFERGYTTSDTGTGLGLAIVLDIAEAHGWRARLGESDAGGARLDVTGVEAVDRLAEEPTR; encoded by the coding sequence ATGCAACTGACTGTCGGGGTGGCGCTCTCCGTCGCGTCGGCAGTCGTCTCGTTCGCCGTCGCTGCGCTGGCGTGGCGGCGGAAGGCACCGGGGACCGTCGGCCTCGTCGCGTTCACCGCCGCCGCGGGCGTCTGGGCCGGCGGGAACGCGATGCAGGTGGCGGCCACCACACTCGACGCGAAACTGCTCGCCGTCGACGTCCAGTGGGTCGGCATCCTCGTCGTGCCGGTGGCGTGGTTCGTCTTCGCCGCCGAGTACACCGGCCGGGAGGAGTGGGTGAACCGCCGGACGCTCGGCGTGCTGTCGGTGTTCCCGGTGGTGATGTTCGCGTTCGTGCTGACCAACGACTACCACCACCTCGTGCAGGTGAGCGCGACTCTCGAGGAGAGCGGCGGTGTGGTCCGCCTCAGCCGCGAGTTCGGTTGGCTGTTCTGGGTCGCCAGCGCGTACTCGAACCTCGTCAACGCCGTGGGGACCGTGATGTTGTTGACGGCCGCGGTCAAGGTCGGCGGCCAGTACCGCCGGCAGACCGCCGCCGTGCTCGTCGGCGCGAGCGTGCCGTGGCTGGCACACGTCGCCTACCTCTCCGGGTCGACGACCATCGAACCGGAGGCGTTCTTCGGCGTCACCGCCGTCGCGTTCGCCTACGCCATGCTGGAGTACGACCTCTTCGAGTTGCTCCCCGTGGCCCGCGACAGGGTGTTCGCGGAACTAGACGACGGCGTCGTGGTCGTCGACGGTCGCGGCCGTGTCGCGGACTACAACGCCGCGGCGCGGCGACTGCTCGGCGTCGATTTCTCGGCCGGCGACACGTTCCATGCGGTCGTTCCGGGGGCCATCGCTCGCGCGCTCGAAGCGGAGGGCTGCGACCCGGTGCGGGTCGTCGCGGGCGGGGAGACGCGGTGGCTGACGGTGCAGTCGAGTCTCGTCGGCGAAGACCCGTCCGGGCGCCTCGTGGTGCTCCGGGACGTCACCGAACTGGAGCGCAAGCGCACCGAACTCGACCGGGAGAACGAGCGCCTCGAGCGGGTCGCCGACACCATCAGCCACGACCTCCGGAACCCGCTGAGCGTCGCCGAGGGCTACCTCGACCTGGCCGAGGCGGAGGGCGACCCGGCGGACTTCGAGCGCGTCCGCAGCGCCCTCGACCGGATGGACGACATCATCGATGGGACGCTGCGACTGGCCCGCACCGGCCTCGAGGACCCCGAGATGAGCGACGTGCCGCTGACGACCGTCGTCGAGCGGGCCTGGGAGAACGTCCCTACCGAGACGGCCGCGCTCCGCGTCGACGTCGGCGACCGCGTGGTCCGCGCCGACCCGGACCAGCTAGAGAGCCTCCTGGAGAACGTCTTCCACAACTCCGTCGAACACGGGTCGGCCGTCGCGACGGCGGCCGACGACGACCCCGCGGTCACCGTGACGGTCGGTGCCACCGATGACGGATTCTTCGTGGCCGACGACGGCCCGGGCGTCCCGGAGCGCCAGCGCGGCGACGTCTTCGAGCGGGGCTACACGACGAGCGACACCGGGACGGGCCTCGGTCTGGCCATCGTCCTGGACATCGCGGAGGCCCACGGCTGGCGGGCGAGACTCGGCGAGAGCGACGCGGGCGGCGCACGGCTCGACGTCACGGGCGTCGAGGCGGTCGACCGTCTGGCGGAAGAGCCCACGCGCTAG
- a CDS encoding ornithine carbamoyltransferase (catalyzes the formation of L-citrulline from carbamoyl phosphate and L-ornithine in arginine biosynthesis and degradation), which translates to MHFLTIDDLTPEQLASVLDDAAALKRAQADGIPHPALAGRTLAMLFEKPSTRTRVSFEVGMTQLGGHAVFLGQNDIQLGNGEPVADTGQVLGRYADAVMARVFDHDDLTELAANSRAPVVNGLTDDAHPAQTLADLLTLREVVGETGTVAWVGDANNVAASFLVGAAMMGYDVRAATPEGYPFEESVLARAESYGDVAVGHDPEAATADADVVYTDVWVSMGDEDERAARLDAFEGFQVDEALLGDAVFMHCLPAHRGEEVASSVVDGPNSVVWQQAENRLHAQKALLVELVD; encoded by the coding sequence ATGCACTTCCTGACAATCGACGACCTGACCCCCGAACAGCTGGCGAGCGTACTCGACGACGCGGCTGCGCTGAAGCGCGCGCAGGCCGACGGCATCCCCCACCCCGCGCTCGCGGGCCGAACGCTCGCGATGCTGTTCGAGAAGCCCTCGACGCGGACGCGCGTGAGCTTCGAGGTGGGGATGACCCAGCTCGGCGGCCACGCCGTCTTCCTCGGCCAGAACGACATCCAACTCGGGAACGGCGAGCCGGTGGCGGACACGGGCCAGGTGCTCGGCCGCTACGCGGACGCCGTGATGGCCCGGGTCTTCGACCACGACGACCTGACGGAGCTCGCCGCGAACTCCCGGGCGCCGGTGGTGAACGGGCTGACCGACGACGCCCACCCCGCCCAGACGCTCGCGGACCTGCTGACGCTCCGCGAGGTGGTCGGCGAGACGGGGACCGTCGCGTGGGTCGGCGACGCCAACAACGTCGCCGCGTCGTTCCTCGTCGGCGCGGCGATGATGGGCTACGACGTGCGCGCCGCCACGCCCGAGGGATACCCGTTCGAGGAGTCGGTCCTCGCGCGCGCCGAGTCCTACGGCGACGTCGCCGTCGGCCACGACCCGGAGGCCGCGACGGCGGACGCCGACGTGGTCTACACGGACGTCTGGGTGAGCATGGGCGACGAGGACGAGCGCGCGGCCCGCCTCGACGCCTTCGAGGGGTTTCAGGTCGACGAGGCGCTGCTCGGCGACGCGGTGTTCATGCACTGTCTCCCCGCCCACCGCGGCGAGGAGGTGGCCTCGAGCGTCGTCGACGGCCCCAACTCGGTCGTCTGGCAGCAGGCCGAGAACCGGCTGCACGCCCAGAAGGCGCTGCTCGTGGAACTCGTGGACTGA
- a CDS encoding membrane bound his kinase A, which translates to MATETADATAVETNWPEWARGVLAGVVAGIVFGAMLSVVMTPVIENAIPALYGLSGGTVGWILHLSHSAVFGVVFAAIATAGGFEKLGRTTLVGAAYGVVLWVVFAAVVMPVWLQAVGFGAAPAVPNLNPQSLVGHVVYGVVLGGLYAALAE; encoded by the coding sequence ATGGCAACCGAGACAGCAGACGCCACGGCGGTCGAAACGAACTGGCCAGAGTGGGCGCGCGGCGTCCTCGCGGGCGTCGTCGCGGGCATCGTCTTCGGTGCGATGCTGAGTGTGGTGATGACGCCGGTCATCGAGAACGCGATTCCCGCGCTGTACGGGCTCTCCGGCGGCACGGTGGGCTGGATACTCCACCTCAGCCACAGCGCGGTATTCGGGGTCGTCTTCGCCGCAATCGCCACCGCTGGTGGGTTCGAGAAGCTGGGCCGAACCACGCTCGTCGGCGCCGCCTACGGCGTCGTCCTGTGGGTAGTGTTCGCCGCGGTCGTGATGCCGGTGTGGCTGCAGGCGGTCGGCTTCGGCGCGGCGCCCGCGGTCCCGAACCTGAACCCACAGAGCCTCGTCGGGCACGTCGTCTACGGCGTCGTCCTCGGCGGGCTCTACGCGGCGCTCGCGGAGTAG
- a CDS encoding acetylglutamate kinase → MTVVVKIGGARAVDPAGAVTDVAHLTVNDEDVVVVHGGSTAVDGALEDFGTEPEYVESPSGMTGRFTDEETMDVFTMAMGKVNTDLVAAFENAGVPAVGLNGVDGGLLTGPRKSAVKVVEDGKKKIRRGDHSGKIESVNTDLLEAQLDAGYVPVVSVPMLADDGVAVNADADRAAAAVAGALDATLVVLTDVEGVYEDPEDPDSLIEEVLTPTDLAAAEDAAEGFMSKKVLAATEALESGAESVVVADANSRDPVVRALDGAGTRFDPEAV, encoded by the coding sequence GTGACTGTAGTAGTCAAAATCGGCGGCGCTCGCGCCGTCGACCCGGCGGGCGCAGTGACGGACGTCGCCCACCTCACGGTGAACGACGAGGACGTCGTGGTCGTCCACGGCGGGTCGACCGCAGTGGACGGCGCGCTCGAGGACTTCGGGACGGAACCGGAGTACGTCGAGTCGCCCTCGGGGATGACCGGCCGGTTCACCGACGAGGAGACGATGGACGTGTTCACGATGGCGATGGGGAAGGTGAACACCGACCTCGTCGCCGCCTTCGAGAACGCCGGCGTGCCCGCGGTGGGTCTCAACGGCGTCGACGGCGGCCTGCTGACGGGGCCGCGGAAGTCCGCGGTGAAGGTCGTCGAGGACGGCAAGAAGAAGATCCGTCGGGGCGACCACTCCGGGAAGATAGAGTCCGTGAACACGGACCTCCTGGAGGCCCAGCTGGACGCGGGCTACGTGCCCGTCGTCTCGGTGCCGATGCTCGCCGACGACGGCGTGGCGGTGAACGCGGACGCGGACCGCGCTGCCGCGGCCGTCGCGGGCGCGCTCGACGCGACGCTGGTCGTGCTGACCGACGTCGAGGGCGTCTACGAGGACCCCGAGGACCCGGACTCGCTCATCGAGGAGGTGCTGACGCCCACAGACCTCGCGGCTGCCGAGGACGCCGCCGAGGGGTTCATGTCGAAGAAGGTGCTCGCCGCGACGGAAGCCCTTGAGAGCGGCGCGGAGTCGGTTGTCGTGGCGGACGCGAACAGCCGCGACCCCGTCGTGCGCGCCCTCGACGGCGCGGGGACGCGCTTCGACCCGGAGGCAGTATGA
- a CDS encoding acetyl-lysine deacetylase (catalyzes N(2)-acetyl-L-lysine + H(2)O = acetate + L-lysine), with the protein MTPRGLLHELVSTPSVSGGEAEAAGVLVDYFEAAGREAWTDDAGNVRAPGDDAVLLTSHVDTVPGEIEVREEAGELWGRGSVDATGPLASMAAASVETGASFAGVVEEETTSAGARHLVTDREEPDAVVNGEPSGWDAIALGYRGLVRADYEVTTASGHSSRPEPNAVQHATAWTERVQAAFEPGESVFESVTVKPVSVQGGLSADGERVEATVEVEFRLPPGTTADDVRATVADCTDHGTVTWGEAIPPVVSSPRTSVAGALRAGIREAGGEPTHLRKTGTSDANHYAAAWDCPVATYGPGDSALDHAPDERIDLADFDRGVAVLTTAADRLCTS; encoded by the coding sequence GTGACGCCCCGGGGACTCCTCCACGAGCTCGTCTCTACCCCCTCTGTTTCGGGTGGAGAGGCCGAGGCCGCGGGCGTCCTCGTGGACTACTTCGAGGCCGCCGGGCGCGAGGCGTGGACCGACGACGCGGGCAACGTCCGCGCGCCCGGCGACGACGCAGTTCTCCTGACGAGCCACGTCGACACAGTCCCCGGGGAGATCGAGGTGCGGGAGGAAGCGGGGGAGCTCTGGGGTCGGGGGAGCGTCGACGCCACCGGGCCGCTCGCGTCGATGGCCGCGGCGAGCGTCGAGACCGGCGCGTCGTTCGCGGGCGTCGTCGAGGAGGAGACCACCTCGGCGGGCGCGCGCCACCTCGTGACGGACCGCGAGGAACCGGACGCCGTGGTGAACGGCGAACCCTCCGGCTGGGACGCCATCGCGCTGGGCTACCGCGGCCTCGTGCGCGCCGACTACGAGGTGACGACCGCGAGCGGCCACTCCTCGCGGCCGGAGCCCAACGCCGTCCAGCACGCCACCGCGTGGACCGAGCGCGTGCAGGCCGCCTTCGAGCCCGGGGAGTCGGTGTTCGAGTCGGTGACGGTCAAGCCCGTCTCCGTCCAGGGAGGGCTCTCCGCCGACGGCGAACGCGTGGAGGCGACCGTCGAAGTGGAGTTCCGCCTGCCGCCTGGAACGACGGCCGATGACGTGCGGGCGACCGTCGCGGACTGCACCGACCACGGGACGGTGACGTGGGGCGAGGCGATTCCACCGGTGGTGTCGAGCCCCCGGACGTCCGTCGCTGGCGCGCTCCGTGCGGGCATCCGGGAGGCGGGCGGCGAGCCGACGCACCTCCGGAAGACCGGGACCAGCGACGCGAACCACTACGCGGCGGCGTGGGACTGCCCCGTCGCCACGTACGGCCCGGGCGACTCGGCGCTCGACCACGCGCCGGACGAACGCATCGACCTCGCGGACTTCGACCGCGGGGTCGCAGTACTGACGACAGCGGCAGACAGATTATGCACTTCCTGA
- a CDS encoding lactate dehydrogenase has protein sequence MTESATEERLVTGYAGRLLVGTSVGWLAIQAGRLVLSPMLPQVTADLQISDAQAGFAFSLLWGLYALLQYPSGRLSDALSRKTLLTTGLALVAVGFGALAAAPSYAFFLVGAAVVGLGAGLYPTAARALVSDLYSDKQGRAFGLHTASGDLGGVAAAGLGATVLAVATWRAAFVPVVAVALVVLVSLHAWSREDYVFERRTLDVRATLGRLFGTPRFRGLLVAYALYAFTWQATAAFLPTFLNTGKGFGQGVGSAAFAALFAVGAVVKPTAGTLSDYVPRRTLTVSSLLLGAASLSAVVLAREPLFAVVAVVAFAAGLMSFPPVMQSYLMDSFPADSAGGDLGAMRTVYIGLGALGPTYVGTVATLADYRLAFWGLVAALLVCAGLVAATT, from the coding sequence GTGACGGAGAGCGCGACCGAGGAGCGCCTGGTGACCGGCTACGCGGGCCGCCTGCTCGTCGGCACGTCCGTGGGCTGGCTGGCCATCCAGGCGGGGCGACTCGTGCTGTCGCCGATGCTCCCGCAGGTGACCGCCGACCTCCAGATATCGGACGCGCAGGCCGGCTTCGCGTTCAGCCTGCTGTGGGGGCTGTACGCGCTCCTCCAGTACCCCAGCGGCCGCCTCTCGGACGCGCTCTCCCGGAAGACGCTGCTCACCACCGGGCTCGCGCTCGTGGCGGTCGGCTTCGGCGCGCTCGCCGCCGCGCCCTCCTACGCCTTCTTCCTGGTCGGCGCGGCGGTCGTCGGTCTCGGCGCGGGGCTCTACCCGACCGCCGCTCGCGCGCTCGTCTCCGACCTCTACTCCGACAAGCAGGGCCGCGCGTTCGGCCTCCACACGGCCTCCGGTGACCTCGGCGGCGTCGCGGCGGCGGGCCTCGGTGCGACCGTGCTTGCGGTGGCGACGTGGCGCGCCGCGTTCGTGCCCGTCGTCGCCGTCGCTCTCGTCGTGCTCGTCTCGCTGCACGCCTGGAGCCGCGAGGACTACGTCTTCGAGCGGCGGACCCTCGACGTCCGCGCGACGCTCGGTCGGCTGTTCGGCACGCCCCGGTTCCGCGGCCTCCTCGTCGCCTACGCGCTCTACGCGTTCACGTGGCAGGCGACCGCGGCGTTCCTCCCGACGTTCCTCAACACCGGCAAGGGGTTCGGTCAGGGTGTCGGGAGCGCGGCGTTTGCGGCGCTGTTCGCCGTCGGCGCCGTCGTCAAACCGACCGCGGGCACGCTCTCGGACTACGTGCCGCGGCGCACCCTCACCGTCTCCAGTCTGCTGCTCGGCGCGGCGTCGCTGTCGGCCGTCGTGCTCGCCCGGGAACCGCTGTTCGCCGTCGTCGCCGTCGTCGCGTTCGCCGCGGGCTTGATGTCGTTCCCGCCGGTGATGCAGTCGTACCTGATGGACTCGTTCCCCGCCGACTCGGCGGGCGGCGACCTCGGCGCGATGCGCACCGTCTACATCGGCCTCGGGGCGCTCGGCCCGACCTACGTCGGCACCGTCGCCACGCTCGCGGACTACCGGCTCGCGTTCTGGGGACTGGTCGCCGCGCTCCTCGTCTGCGCTGGACTCGTCGCCGCGACCACCTAG
- a CDS encoding threonine synthase (catalyzes the formation of L-threonine from O-phospho-L-homoserine), producing the protein MTDLSLGGDTPAVADDGVWLACVECGATLAPFDDVVYSCPDCDGLLEARYAHYPTFDEFDGAGVWRYRAALPFEAGVSISEGNTPLYEVPKIADRADVADLRVKHEGMNPTGSFKDRGMTVGVRVADELGVGRLACASTGNTSAALAAYGARADTPVLVLLPAGKVAAGKVAQAALHGARICEVDGNFDDCLDVVAELADRGEAYLLNSLNPFRLEGQKTIGLEILEQSREATGEWPDRIVLPVGNAGNTAALYKCFRELVAAGEMSEDEMPKLTGVQAEGAAPMVEAVEAGRDHVERWDDVETRATAIRIGNPVNAPKALPGIYDTDGTAVAVSDEEITDAQRMLAEDGVGVEPASAASVAGLLELRERGEIDADERVVCLTTGHLLKDPDAAAAAGGDPTPVPADADGVLDAL; encoded by the coding sequence ATGACCGACCTCTCGCTAGGTGGTGACACGCCGGCCGTCGCCGACGACGGCGTCTGGCTCGCGTGCGTGGAGTGTGGCGCGACGCTCGCGCCGTTCGACGACGTGGTGTACAGCTGTCCCGACTGCGACGGCCTCCTGGAGGCGCGGTACGCCCACTACCCGACGTTCGACGAGTTCGACGGCGCGGGCGTCTGGCGCTACCGGGCGGCGCTCCCGTTCGAGGCCGGCGTCTCCATCTCCGAGGGGAACACGCCGCTGTACGAGGTGCCGAAGATCGCGGACCGCGCGGACGTCGCGGACCTCCGCGTGAAACACGAGGGGATGAACCCGACGGGGAGTTTCAAGGACCGCGGGATGACCGTCGGCGTGCGCGTCGCCGACGAGCTCGGCGTCGGGCGGTTGGCCTGCGCCTCGACGGGGAACACGAGCGCGGCACTGGCCGCGTACGGCGCGCGGGCCGACACCCCGGTGCTCGTCCTCCTGCCGGCGGGGAAGGTAGCGGCAGGGAAGGTCGCGCAGGCGGCGCTCCACGGCGCGCGCATCTGCGAGGTCGACGGCAACTTCGACGACTGCCTCGACGTCGTCGCGGAGCTCGCCGACCGCGGGGAGGCCTACCTGCTGAACTCGCTGAACCCGTTCCGTCTCGAGGGCCAGAAGACCATCGGCCTCGAGATTCTCGAACAGTCGCGTGAGGCGACCGGCGAGTGGCCCGACCGAATCGTCCTCCCCGTCGGGAACGCCGGGAACACCGCTGCGCTCTACAAGTGCTTCCGGGAACTCGTCGCCGCGGGCGAGATGAGCGAGGACGAGATGCCGAAGCTCACGGGCGTGCAGGCCGAGGGCGCGGCGCCGATGGTCGAGGCCGTCGAGGCCGGTCGCGACCACGTCGAGCGCTGGGACGACGTAGAGACGCGGGCGACGGCCATCCGCATCGGCAACCCGGTGAACGCGCCGAAGGCGCTCCCGGGCATCTACGACACGGACGGCACCGCGGTGGCCGTCTCCGACGAGGAGATTACGGACGCTCAGCGCATGCTCGCCGAGGACGGCGTCGGCGTCGAGCCCGCCTCGGCCGCCTCGGTCGCCGGCCTCCTGGAACTCCGGGAGCGCGGCGAGATTGACGCCGACGAGCGGGTCGTCTGCCTCACGACCGGGCACCTGCTGAAGGACCCGGACGCGGCGGCCGCCGCGGGCGGGGACCCGACCCCGGTTCCGGCCGACGCCGACGGCGTTCTCGACGCACTCTGA
- a CDS encoding N-acetyl-gamma-glutamyl-phosphate reductase, whose amino-acid sequence MATAAADDADAATATAAVVGASGFAGGELLRLLAGHPEFAVAQATSREYANKTVGSVHPNLRGLDLRFTQPTDLESVDVLFAAAPHGVAMEHVDAWQDAADTVVDLSADFRLGTEAQYDEWYDGHTAPDNLDDSVYALPEISRDELAGADLIAGGGCNATATILGLLPLHEAGLLEDAHVVVDVKVGSSEGGASGGKASSHAERSGVVRPYAPTGHRHEAEIEQELGLSVSFTAHAVDMVRGAAATCHVFPEETPTKGDLWGAYRETYDDEPFVETVAGGSGVYRYPEPKVVAGTNDAEVGFELDEENGRVVAFSAIDNVVKGSAGQAVHAANIALGYEETAGLNQLGMHPVGSP is encoded by the coding sequence ATGGCGACGGCGGCAGCAGACGACGCGGACGCGGCGACGGCGACCGCTGCGGTCGTCGGCGCGAGCGGGTTCGCGGGCGGCGAACTGCTCCGCCTGCTCGCCGGCCACCCGGAGTTCGCGGTGGCCCAGGCGACCAGCCGCGAGTACGCGAACAAGACGGTCGGCAGCGTCCACCCGAATCTCCGCGGCCTCGACCTCCGGTTCACCCAGCCGACGGACCTCGAATCGGTGGACGTGCTGTTCGCCGCGGCGCCCCACGGCGTCGCGATGGAGCACGTCGACGCGTGGCAGGACGCCGCGGACACCGTCGTCGACCTGAGCGCGGACTTCCGCCTCGGGACCGAGGCGCAGTACGACGAGTGGTACGACGGCCACACCGCGCCCGACAACCTCGACGACTCCGTCTACGCGCTCCCCGAGATTTCCCGCGACGAACTCGCGGGCGCGGACCTGATTGCGGGCGGTGGCTGCAACGCTACCGCGACGATTCTCGGCCTGCTCCCGCTGCACGAGGCCGGCCTCCTCGAGGACGCCCACGTCGTCGTCGACGTGAAAGTCGGCTCCTCGGAGGGCGGCGCGAGCGGTGGGAAGGCCTCCTCGCACGCCGAGCGTTCGGGCGTCGTCCGTCCGTACGCGCCCACAGGCCACCGTCACGAGGCCGAGATCGAGCAGGAACTCGGCCTCTCGGTGTCGTTCACGGCCCACGCCGTCGACATGGTGCGTGGGGCCGCGGCGACGTGCCACGTGTTCCCCGAGGAGACGCCCACGAAGGGCGACCTCTGGGGCGCCTACCGCGAGACGTACGACGACGAGCCGTTCGTGGAGACGGTCGCCGGCGGGAGCGGTGTCTACCGCTACCCCGAACCGAAGGTCGTCGCCGGCACGAACGACGCGGAGGTCGGTTTCGAACTGGACGAAGAGAACGGCCGCGTGGTCGCGTTCTCGGCCATCGACAACGTGGTGAAGGGGTCGGCCGGGCAGGCCGTTCACGCGGCGAACATCGCGCTCGGCTACGAGGAGACGGCCGGACTGAACCAGCTCGGGATGCACCCGGTGGGAAGTCCATGA